The following are from one region of the Ochotona princeps isolate mOchPri1 chromosome 15, mOchPri1.hap1, whole genome shotgun sequence genome:
- the RPL3 gene encoding large ribosomal subunit protein uL3 → MHVSQHLRAEVGLALVSVAQWAYYSLADFHHDNSKALELLLHMVLRQVAVSLLVRCLDTLGGPGTSNLEPTTTPLSRRFQGPDPATLRTCMPASISLCLVAGDMDASEVEAGDGFGATGVPLNTRFQSGQRARPPEGAGPGASLYTVRGVLADLYRRACQQDGEFSCVVFVARSCSAVSAVIVAILGWPMLPARSREKRDTEMSVGPISVICVSARPGGVLGPAHVARALTGVRLPQSHRKFSAPRHGSLGFLPRKRSSRHRGKVKSFPKDDASKPVHLTAFLGYKAGMTHIVREVDRPGSKVNKKEVVEAVTIVETPPMVVVGIVGYVETPRGLRTFKTIFAEHISDECKRRFYKNWHKSKKKAFTKYCKKWQDDMGKKQLEKDFSSMKKYCQVIRVIAHTQMRLLPLRQKKAHLMEIQVNGGTVAEKLDWARERLEQQVPVNQVFGQDEMIDVIGVTKGKGYKGVTSRWHTKKLPRKTHRGLRKVACIGAWHPARVAFSVARAGQKGYHHRTEINKKIYKIGQGYLIKDGKLIKNNASTDYDLSDKSINPLGGFVHYGEVTNDFVMLKGCVVGTKKRVLTLRKSLLVQTKRRALEKIDLKFIDTTSKFGHGRFQTVEEKKAFMGPLKKDRIAKEEGA, encoded by the exons ATGCACGTGTCCCAG CACCTGCGGGCAgaggttggcctggccctggtctcCGTGGCCCAGTGGGCCTACTATAGCCTGGCTGACTTCCATCACGACAACAGCAAGGCCCTGGAGCTGCTGTTGCACATGGTGCTGCGGCAGGTGGCTGTGTCCTTGCTGGTCCGCTGCCTGGACACACTGGGTGGCCCTGGGACGAGCAACCTGGAGC CCACCACCACCCCTCTCAGCCGGCGCTTCCAGGGGCCTGACCCTGCCACCCTGAGGACATGCATGCCAGCCTCCATCAGCCTGTGCCTCGTGGCTGGGGACATGGATGCCAGTGAGGTAGAAGCAGGGGATGGCTTCGGGGCCACAGGCGTACCCCTGAATACCAGGTTCCAGAGTGGGCAG CGTGCACGTCCGCCGGAAGGGGCGGGGCCAGGAGCGTCTTTATATACGGTGCGCGGCGTGCTTGCCGACCTCTACCGGCGGGCTTGTCAGCAAGATGGTGAGTTCTCTTGCGTTGTGTTTGTGGCTCGGTCCTGCTCGGCTGTATCCGCGGTCATCGTCGCCATCCTAGGCTGGCCGATGCTGCCAGCTCGATCTCGGGAGAAGAGGGACACGGAGATGTCAGTCGGGCCTATTTCCGTGATCTGCGTG TCTGCGCGGCCTGGGGGTGTCCTCGGGCCGGCCCACGTGGCCCGGGCGCTGACCGGGGTCCGTCTCCCCCAGTCGCACAGGAAGTTCTCGGCCCCCCGCCACGGCTCCCTGGGCTTCCTGCCGCGGAAGCGCAGCAGCCGGCACCGCGGCAAGGTGAAGAGCTTCCCCAAGGATGACGCCTCCAAGCCCGTGCACCTGACGGCCTTCCTCGGCTACAAGGCCGGGATGACGCACATCGTGCGCGAGGTGGACCGGCCAGGCTCCA AGGTGAACAAGAAGGAAGTGGTGGAGGCCGTGACCATCGTGGAGACGCCGCCCATGGTGGTGGTGGGCATCGTGGGCTACGTGGAAACGCCGCGTGGCCTCCGCACCTTCAAGACCATCTTCGCGGAGCACATCAGTGATGAGTGCAAGAGGCGCTTCTACAAGAACTG GCACAAGTCCAAGAAGAAGGCCTTTACCAAGTACTGCAAGAAGTGGCAGGACGACATGGGCAAGAAGCAGCTGGAGAAGGACTTCAGCAGCATGAAGAAGTATTGCCAGGTCATCCGTGTCATCGCCCACACGCAG ATGCGCCTGCTGCCGTTGCGACAGAAGAAAGCCCACCTCATGGAGATCCAGGTGAACGGTGGCACCGTGGCCGAGAAGCTGGACTGGGCCCGCGAGCgcctggagcagcaggtgcccGTGAACCAGGTGTTCGGGCAGGACGAGATGATTGATGTCATCGGTGTGACCAAGGGCAAAGGCTACAAAG GGGTGACCAGCCGCTGGCACACCAAGAAGCTGCCCCGCAAGACGCATCGTGGCCTGCGCAAGGTGGCCTGCATTGGGGCCTGGCATCCTGCACGCGTGGCCTTTTCTGTTGCGCGAGCTGGGCAGAAAGGCTACCATCACCGCACGGAGATCAACAAGAAG ATCTACAAGATTGGTCAGGGCTACTTGATCAAGGACGGCAAGCTGATCAAGAACAACGCTTCCACCGACTACGACCTGTCGGACAAGAGCATCAACCCGCTG ggtGGCTTTGTCCACTATGGTGAAGTGACCAACGACTTTGTCATGCTGAAGGGCTGCGTGGTGGGGACCAAGAAGCGTGTGCTTACCCTGCGCAag TCCCTGCTGGTGCAGACCAAACGGCGGGCGCTGGAGAAGATTGACCTCAAGTTCATCGACACCACCTCCAAGTTTGGCCATGGCCGCTTCCAGACCGTGGAGGAGAAGAAGGCGTTCATG GGACCACTCAAGAAAGACAGGATTGCCAAGGAAGAGGGAGCGTGA